A window of Halostagnicola kamekurae contains these coding sequences:
- a CDS encoding SLC13 family permease: MNAFGRTDFEKTSALGLTCAIAVLAIGVLTPFEILEYEVQLVFSIFFATVLLWITKPVPYTISSVLCVILLYALGVTSSFEEATVGFASTLVFFMVLLLLIGKSVPKVGLDKWIANLLVSPGSTPQKSIYRLAATLLFLAFLMPSGTARTATFFPIVDQINKLYNIDDDSSFRRLAYYVLGHLNPVGSLALMTGGGMAVTTAELTNSIVRPITWVEWAFYMIPPIILLFSISIAAASFTYDVDDDHELHMCEVRADGSTNGIDGNTKSLTNDQLIVVGTLLVATCLWIIGSFVGVPSILPAMLVVLVFSLPGVRIITAKEIRNINWGVIFLIGAMLSLLNVMQDLNAFDFLVISLASFLPMDASTSVVLFLLFLVAVLIRTAFSSVSASFLVMFPILLEFASLLEIKPLYLSFGLSILLMSGTFLPFNNPTVLIAYEKGPLTTAEVALLGAFTLTFGFVVVALSWTIYWPLVDAVAPM, encoded by the coding sequence GTGAACGCATTCGGTAGGACCGACTTTGAGAAAACATCAGCGCTGGGACTCACTTGCGCCATCGCAGTGCTCGCAATCGGTGTTCTCACTCCCTTTGAGATCCTCGAGTACGAAGTGCAACTCGTCTTCTCGATTTTCTTTGCAACAGTGTTACTATGGATTACGAAACCAGTCCCGTACACGATCTCGAGCGTTCTATGTGTAATTCTACTCTACGCGCTCGGCGTGACATCGTCTTTCGAGGAGGCGACAGTCGGATTTGCGTCGACACTCGTGTTTTTCATGGTCTTGCTCTTGCTCATTGGCAAGAGCGTCCCGAAAGTCGGGCTCGATAAATGGATTGCCAATCTTCTGGTGTCTCCCGGGAGCACGCCCCAGAAGTCGATCTACCGACTTGCTGCTACACTTCTCTTTCTGGCGTTCCTCATGCCGTCTGGAACAGCGCGGACAGCGACATTCTTCCCTATTGTTGATCAGATAAACAAGTTGTATAACATTGACGATGACAGCTCGTTCCGTCGGTTAGCGTACTATGTACTCGGTCATCTGAATCCGGTCGGTTCACTGGCGCTGATGACTGGCGGTGGAATGGCGGTTACGACTGCCGAGCTGACCAATTCGATCGTCCGTCCGATCACGTGGGTCGAGTGGGCGTTCTACATGATTCCGCCGATTATCCTCCTATTCAGTATTAGCATTGCCGCAGCGAGTTTCACGTACGATGTCGATGACGATCACGAACTTCACATGTGTGAAGTCCGGGCTGACGGTTCGACGAACGGTATCGACGGCAATACGAAATCGCTCACGAACGATCAGCTAATCGTTGTCGGAACACTCCTCGTTGCAACCTGTCTTTGGATCATCGGCTCGTTCGTCGGTGTCCCGTCAATCCTCCCCGCGATGCTCGTCGTCCTCGTGTTCTCGCTACCGGGCGTTCGTATAATCACTGCCAAGGAAATTCGTAACATCAACTGGGGAGTTATCTTTCTAATAGGCGCGATGCTCTCGCTGCTCAACGTCATGCAGGACCTGAACGCATTCGATTTCCTCGTTATCAGTCTCGCGTCTTTCCTGCCGATGGACGCATCGACTTCGGTTGTCCTCTTCTTACTCTTCCTCGTTGCCGTTCTCATTCGGACGGCGTTCTCTTCGGTCTCTGCGTCGTTCCTCGTGATGTTTCCGATTCTTCTCGAGTTCGCATCACTGCTAGAGATAAAACCGCTGTATCTCTCATTCGGACTCTCAATTCTCCTAATGTCGGGCACATTTCTCCCGTTCAATAATCCGACTGTACTGATAGCGTACGAAAAAGGACCGCTCACAACGGCCGAAGTCGCCTTGCTCGGAGCGTTCACATTAACATTCGGATTCGTCGTCGTCGCGCTTAGTTGGACAATATATTGGCCGCTTGTAGACGCCGTTGCGCCCATGTAG
- a CDS encoding tripartite tricarboxylate transporter TctB family protein: MIDNQPDHPFRKITGEHVFLVGLIVASTYMFIEATSFRDPSGLFPRFSAAATAIGAFLILFSSYLPAPLRAFTDDSGDIFGSHEEEVEEVSNKREATETANEASRVDSDAGTTGPSEIDSLDSTIRSKRFILVVLTAGYVLLSYLIGFLFASPIFALAYSLAVRHKWYVTIGLTLGSYAIVYLFILILNIRLNTGVFVG; this comes from the coding sequence ATGATTGACAATCAGCCAGATCACCCGTTTCGAAAAATAACTGGTGAGCATGTATTCCTTGTCGGACTGATAGTGGCTTCGACATACATGTTCATTGAAGCGACCTCATTTCGAGATCCATCGGGATTATTCCCCAGGTTCAGCGCTGCAGCCACAGCGATCGGCGCTTTCCTGATCTTGTTCAGCAGCTACCTTCCAGCTCCCCTTCGCGCATTTACAGACGATTCCGGAGATATATTTGGCTCGCATGAAGAGGAGGTCGAAGAAGTGAGTAATAAGCGAGAAGCCACCGAGACAGCCAATGAAGCTTCAAGAGTAGATTCAGACGCTGGAACAACTGGCCCGTCTGAGATTGATTCTCTTGATAGTACAATACGGAGTAAGCGGTTCATCCTTGTCGTCCTGACAGCCGGATACGTGCTGTTATCATATCTCATCGGATTCCTATTTGCGTCGCCAATATTTGCGCTGGCGTATTCGTTGGCGGTGAGGCACAAGTGGTACGTAACGATCGGATTGACGCTTGGGTCCTATGCGATTGTGTACTTGTTTATACTGATCCTCAATATTCGACTCAATACAGGGGTGTTCGTAGGTTAA
- a CDS encoding thiolase domain-containing protein, giving the protein MRDTYLVGAGQSDYGAFPEKSYRSLFRTAFEAATESVPNGIDGDDIDETFIGNLGVGGRQLGLSGPAVTEHVGLGGIPCTRVENACAASGFATRQAVQAVKSGMADVVLAGGFEIMSDMSSDATKYWLGVSGETEWERLSGTTFSGVYAQMASVHMERYGTTREHLSRVAVKNHSNGAKNPHAQLGFECSLEDAQSAPVVADPLNLYHCCPTSDGAACALIVSEDVVDDYTDDPIRIAGVGAGSDSVGLYQRDTYTGVPASQQAAESAYEMANVGPDNLDFAEVHDCFAIAELLAYEDLGFCERGEAGNLIESGATKLGGNLPVNTSGGLKSKGHPIGATGAGQVVEVFKQLSGEAGERQVENPTRGLTHNVGGSGGAAVVHVFEKEAEVSA; this is encoded by the coding sequence ATGCGAGACACGTATCTCGTCGGTGCGGGGCAGTCGGACTATGGAGCTTTTCCAGAGAAGAGCTACCGGTCGCTGTTCCGGACGGCATTCGAAGCGGCGACGGAAAGTGTTCCAAACGGGATCGACGGCGATGACATTGACGAGACGTTTATCGGTAACCTAGGTGTCGGTGGTCGCCAACTCGGCCTCTCGGGGCCCGCAGTGACCGAACACGTCGGTCTTGGTGGCATCCCCTGTACACGCGTCGAGAACGCCTGTGCAGCCAGCGGATTTGCGACCCGACAGGCTGTCCAAGCCGTCAAATCGGGGATGGCAGACGTTGTGCTGGCGGGCGGCTTCGAGATCATGTCCGACATGAGCTCCGACGCCACAAAGTACTGGCTCGGCGTCTCGGGTGAGACCGAGTGGGAACGCCTCTCCGGCACCACGTTCTCCGGCGTTTATGCCCAAATGGCCAGCGTCCATATGGAACGGTACGGGACCACACGCGAACACCTCTCCCGTGTCGCCGTCAAGAACCACTCGAACGGCGCGAAGAATCCCCATGCCCAATTAGGATTCGAGTGTTCGCTTGAGGACGCCCAGTCTGCACCGGTCGTCGCAGACCCGCTCAATCTCTATCACTGTTGTCCGACCTCGGACGGTGCGGCCTGTGCGCTGATCGTCAGCGAGGATGTTGTTGATGATTACACGGATGACCCGATTCGGATTGCCGGAGTCGGTGCCGGTAGCGACAGCGTTGGCCTCTACCAGCGCGACACGTACACAGGCGTACCGGCGAGCCAGCAGGCAGCCGAGTCAGCGTACGAGATGGCCAATGTCGGACCCGACAATCTCGACTTCGCGGAGGTCCACGACTGCTTTGCGATCGCCGAACTACTGGCCTATGAGGACTTAGGCTTCTGCGAACGCGGGGAGGCGGGCAACCTCATTGAGTCCGGCGCGACCAAACTCGGCGGCAACCTCCCCGTCAACACTTCCGGTGGCCTCAAATCGAAGGGACACCCAATCGGCGCGACCGGTGCTGGCCAGGTCGTCGAGGTGTTCAAACAACTCTCTGGCGAGGCGGGAGAGCGACAAGTCGAAAACCCGACTCGGGGACTTACTCACAATGTCGGCGGGAGCGGCGGTGCAGCCGTCGTTCATGTATTTGAAAAGGAGGCGGAGGTGAGCGCGTGA
- a CDS encoding FAS1-like dehydratase domain-containing protein, which yields MPEKSLQELQELVGERRQTVTGLNVEAGKVAEFARATKNQNPVFYERKAAKETGYNDIPAPLTFTRVGYFPRYRHGDDDSSFGFDLGFDPERTVHGEQEYEYGRPVTVGDSIDGVTRLTDVYQKTGGDGRTLTFAVLETTYTNQNDETVVTERRTRIERGSDNI from the coding sequence ATGCCCGAAAAATCTCTTCAGGAACTTCAAGAACTCGTCGGAGAGAGACGTCAGACGGTAACTGGGCTTAATGTTGAGGCTGGGAAAGTAGCTGAGTTTGCACGTGCGACGAAGAACCAGAACCCAGTATTCTATGAACGTAAAGCAGCGAAAGAAACTGGTTACAATGACATCCCGGCGCCGCTCACGTTCACACGAGTAGGTTACTTCCCTCGTTATAGGCATGGTGACGATGATTCCTCCTTCGGTTTCGATCTCGGCTTCGATCCCGAGCGGACCGTCCACGGGGAGCAGGAGTACGAATACGGACGACCCGTAACCGTCGGCGATTCGATCGATGGAGTCACGCGACTTACTGACGTTTATCAGAAAACCGGTGGTGACGGTCGAACGCTTACGTTTGCGGTGCTAGAGACGACCTACACGAACCAAAACGATGAAACCGTCGTTACTGAACGGCGAACCCGAATTGAACGGGGAAGTGACAACATATGA
- a CDS encoding zinc ribbon domain-containing protein, protein MPAITSVGAYAPRFRITSEAFEEAWGQFHAAGVTQKAVTSADEDALTMGYEAATRALEAADIGPAAVDWLAFASSRPPAAEEDITVRLGAMLALPDSATRQLFTGSTRAGTRALWAGMDAVGADATTGLVIAADAPRGDPDGGMDHAAGAGSAAFVLERNGPAEIIDRAEYSVPYPGTRFRNSGEDETQGLGITQYDRQAFLETIGGAVDGLEVSLDPETAAIQAPDGKLPYRAASAASVSTDEIRAAATVHDLGDLGAASVPVSLATVLAGGANSVLAVSHGSGAGADALVVETSGDVPANTTLEGDGNLSYVEYLRQRGVVTTGPPSGGGAYVSVPSWRRSIAQRYRLEAGRCPNCGALSFPPEGACADCESLVDYEPVELPGEGTIEAVTTISQGGAPPEFTEQQARSGDYAAMIVALETKSGDETASIVAMGTDATPDAFEVGERIETTIRRIYTQEGVTRYGFKVRTL, encoded by the coding sequence ATGCCCGCAATCACTAGCGTAGGCGCGTACGCACCCCGCTTCCGTATTACGTCCGAAGCATTTGAGGAAGCGTGGGGCCAGTTTCACGCTGCCGGTGTAACCCAGAAAGCAGTCACCTCAGCCGACGAGGATGCCCTGACGATGGGCTATGAGGCTGCCACACGGGCCCTCGAAGCCGCCGACATCGGTCCCGCAGCCGTCGACTGGCTCGCCTTTGCCTCCTCGAGACCGCCTGCAGCCGAGGAGGACATAACCGTGCGACTGGGTGCGATGCTCGCACTCCCCGATTCGGCGACTCGTCAGCTCTTTACCGGAAGTACGCGCGCCGGAACGCGCGCGCTCTGGGCCGGAATGGACGCCGTCGGCGCCGACGCAACCACCGGACTCGTAATTGCGGCCGATGCGCCGAGGGGCGACCCCGACGGCGGGATGGACCACGCTGCCGGTGCCGGCAGTGCTGCGTTCGTCCTCGAGCGCAATGGGCCAGCCGAGATCATCGACCGTGCCGAGTACTCGGTGCCGTATCCGGGAACGCGGTTCCGCAACAGCGGTGAGGACGAGACACAAGGACTGGGTATCACCCAGTACGATCGGCAAGCGTTCCTCGAGACGATCGGTGGTGCCGTCGACGGCCTTGAGGTCAGTTTGGACCCAGAAACAGCCGCGATCCAGGCACCCGATGGCAAACTCCCCTACCGCGCAGCGAGCGCGGCGAGCGTCAGTACTGATGAGATCCGGGCAGCCGCAACGGTCCACGACTTGGGCGATCTGGGCGCTGCGAGCGTCCCGGTTTCGCTAGCGACGGTGCTCGCGGGCGGCGCTAACTCCGTTCTTGCGGTCTCCCACGGTAGCGGCGCGGGCGCGGACGCACTCGTCGTAGAAACTAGTGGTGACGTTCCGGCGAACACCACGCTTGAGGGCGACGGAAACCTCTCTTACGTGGAGTATCTGCGCCAGCGCGGCGTCGTCACGACCGGACCACCCTCCGGCGGTGGCGCATACGTCAGCGTCCCATCGTGGCGCCGATCGATCGCCCAGCGCTACCGCCTTGAGGCTGGCCGCTGCCCTAACTGCGGCGCACTCTCGTTCCCACCAGAGGGAGCATGTGCTGACTGTGAATCGCTCGTCGACTACGAACCTGTTGAACTCCCCGGTGAGGGTACGATCGAGGCCGTAACTACTATTTCTCAAGGAGGCGCTCCACCGGAGTTTACCGAACAACAGGCCCGCTCAGGCGACTACGCGGCGATGATCGTGGCCCTCGAGACAAAGAGCGGCGACGAAACTGCAAGCATTGTGGCGATGGGGACCGATGCTACCCCTGACGCATTCGAAGTCGGCGAACGGATCGAGACCACAATCCGTCGTATCTACACACAGGAGGGTGTGACGCGGTACGGGTTTAAGGTTCGTACCTTATAG
- a CDS encoding 3-hydroxyacyl-CoA dehydrogenase family protein has protein sequence MRITVLGAGSMGHGITQVSAMAGHDMVLRDIEENLVEDGLEGIRENLQGGVDRDKFTEAEMEKTLGRIEGTTDLEAAVDDADLVVEAVPEDMDLKQEVFSDVEAATSEDTVIASNTSSLSVTEMASVLEFPERAVGLHFFNPPHIMDLVEIVVAEQTNDHTEEFAVDYVQGIEKEDVVVCDTAGFATSRLGVAFGLEAIRMVEEGVASPADIDEGMEIGYGHPMGPIELTDHVGLDVRLHIAEYLRKELGERFKPPQSLRRKVRAGKLGKKTGEGYYVWEDGERIRTSSD, from the coding sequence ATGCGAATCACAGTCCTTGGAGCCGGGAGTATGGGCCACGGAATCACACAGGTCTCAGCAATGGCGGGCCACGATATGGTCCTGCGAGACATCGAGGAAAACCTCGTCGAGGACGGCCTTGAGGGGATTCGCGAGAACCTTCAGGGCGGCGTCGACAGAGACAAGTTTACCGAGGCAGAGATGGAGAAAACCCTTGGGCGCATCGAGGGGACGACTGATCTCGAGGCAGCGGTCGATGACGCCGATTTGGTAGTTGAGGCGGTCCCCGAGGATATGGACCTGAAGCAAGAGGTCTTCTCGGATGTCGAGGCGGCGACCAGCGAGGACACCGTAATCGCCTCGAATACCTCCTCTCTGTCGGTCACAGAGATGGCCAGCGTACTTGAATTTCCCGAGCGCGCGGTGGGACTGCACTTCTTCAATCCACCCCATATCATGGATCTAGTTGAGATCGTCGTCGCCGAGCAGACCAACGACCACACCGAAGAGTTCGCCGTCGACTATGTTCAGGGAATAGAGAAGGAAGACGTCGTCGTCTGCGACACGGCCGGCTTCGCGACCTCTCGGCTGGGCGTCGCGTTCGGCCTCGAGGCGATCCGGATGGTTGAGGAGGGCGTCGCCAGCCCAGCGGACATCGACGAAGGGATGGAGATTGGCTACGGTCATCCGATGGGGCCCATCGAACTGACCGACCACGTCGGACTCGACGTCCGCCTGCACATCGCCGAATACCTCCGCAAAGAACTCGGCGAACGATTTAAGCCGCCGCAGTCGTTGCGCCGAAAGGTCCGCGCGGGCAAACTCGGCAAGAAGACCGGCGAGGGTTACTACGTCTGGGAAGACGGCGAACGCATCCGTACGAGCAGCGATTAG
- a CDS encoding MaoC family dehydratase, giving the protein MPTLQIDQLSRTEIVRYLGASGDFNPLHHSDEFVKQGGQDGVIAPGMLIAGIASSALTQWVPVRTVTRFRTRFVNTVRPGDSLIVTGKVSKIDSDNGEMTAEVDISVENADGTVVLDGDATIRH; this is encoded by the coding sequence ATGCCCACTCTTCAGATCGATCAACTCAGCAGAACAGAAATCGTTCGGTATCTCGGTGCGAGTGGTGACTTTAATCCACTTCATCACAGTGACGAGTTCGTTAAACAAGGAGGTCAGGATGGAGTAATTGCGCCGGGGATGCTCATTGCCGGAATCGCATCATCTGCGCTCACGCAGTGGGTGCCAGTACGGACAGTGACGCGATTCCGTACTCGTTTCGTGAACACTGTTCGACCTGGTGATAGCCTGATTGTAACCGGTAAAGTATCCAAGATAGACAGTGATAACGGTGAAATGACGGCTGAAGTGGATATCTCCGTCGAGAACGCTGATGGCACGGTTGTTCTTGACGGCGACGCGACGATCCGCCACTAA
- a CDS encoding universal stress protein produces the protein MVIVAAVDRSDPHEGVVEEANKLAVAFEKPLHVVHVLNRGSFLKLERASVEKEGESVPVDKVRSMAKEIAADATDGITPDAEAVGLVGDPADKVVEYADQNDASYIVVGGRKRSPVGKALFGSVTQSILLDTSRPVVTITDGSS, from the coding sequence ATGGTAATCGTTGCAGCTGTGGATCGATCCGATCCACACGAAGGCGTTGTCGAAGAGGCGAACAAATTAGCGGTCGCGTTCGAAAAGCCGTTACACGTCGTTCACGTCTTAAACCGTGGTTCATTCCTCAAATTAGAACGGGCAAGTGTCGAGAAGGAGGGTGAGTCAGTCCCAGTGGATAAAGTACGGTCGATGGCGAAAGAAATCGCGGCGGACGCCACCGACGGCATCACGCCCGATGCAGAAGCAGTCGGATTAGTCGGTGATCCGGCCGATAAAGTGGTCGAGTACGCTGATCAGAACGACGCCTCGTACATCGTCGTTGGAGGTCGGAAACGATCCCCAGTCGGAAAAGCGCTATTCGGCAGTGTAACGCAGTCTATATTACTCGACACATCGCGACCGGTGGTTACTATCACGGACGGCAGTAGTTAG
- a CDS encoding Bug family tripartite tricarboxylate transporter substrate binding protein: MVDYNRRMLIRGMGAATTIGFAGCISGPSSGSGGGEFPSQDIRHIVPYGEGGGSDTYARAILPTVGEELGVNVQIENVPGAESIAGITEAFVAEPDGYTHVGHTLPTAGISWLLNPTNEDLSKLKGVCQYGRTPYVIFANPELGIEGPEDLANRYANGELSDFGGSLGAANHAAMIELRNQGDIEWGEWVVYDGSGPTIQAAASGEIPAGVATDSAAAGAADEGTIDMVAALTTQGSTVFPDLPTTSDAGWADVDFAGEITRTASVAPETPDERVQTLADAYEAAINSDEVQQWSDETGNEVLFRGPEETTQAIQDAFSIDDRIDLDELRE, encoded by the coding sequence ATGGTAGATTACAACAGGCGAATGCTCATTAGGGGTATGGGTGCGGCTACAACAATTGGATTTGCAGGCTGCATTAGCGGACCGAGTTCCGGCAGTGGTGGCGGAGAATTTCCGAGTCAAGATATTCGGCATATTGTCCCGTACGGTGAAGGTGGCGGGTCTGACACCTACGCCCGGGCAATTCTCCCGACAGTTGGTGAAGAACTGGGTGTCAACGTACAGATCGAAAACGTCCCCGGTGCTGAATCGATAGCTGGTATCACAGAGGCCTTCGTCGCCGAACCAGATGGATACACTCATGTCGGTCACACGTTGCCGACAGCAGGAATCTCCTGGCTCCTTAATCCCACAAACGAGGATCTCTCTAAGCTCAAGGGAGTCTGTCAGTATGGGCGAACACCGTATGTTATCTTCGCAAACCCGGAACTCGGAATAGAAGGGCCAGAAGACCTGGCTAACCGATACGCGAACGGAGAACTGTCCGACTTTGGGGGATCTCTTGGCGCCGCGAACCATGCTGCGATGATTGAACTCCGCAATCAGGGAGACATCGAGTGGGGAGAATGGGTTGTTTACGACGGTTCTGGGCCGACCATACAGGCGGCTGCATCAGGCGAGATACCTGCCGGTGTTGCGACTGACTCGGCAGCGGCAGGCGCCGCCGACGAAGGGACTATCGATATGGTCGCAGCGCTTACTACACAGGGATCTACTGTTTTCCCTGATCTCCCCACCACATCGGATGCGGGATGGGCTGACGTGGACTTCGCTGGGGAAATCACACGAACAGCGAGTGTCGCGCCCGAGACACCCGATGAACGCGTGCAAACCCTAGCAGATGCATACGAAGCGGCCATCAATTCGGACGAAGTCCAACAGTGGTCCGATGAAACGGGTAACGAAGTCCTCTTCCGCGGTCCTGAAGAGACGACTCAGGCTATTCAAGATGCATTCAGCATTGACGATCGAATTGATCTAGACGAACTCCGCGAGTAA
- a CDS encoding tripartite tricarboxylate transporter permease, producing the protein MSTAFVEALQTISTGEPVLWLTVGVLFGIFVGSLPGIGGSLGMALVLPLTLPLSGVNAIILLVSIYSGAMYGGSIAAILLNAPGTSAAAATTLDGYPLSRKGEAVTALAMSAVSSTIGGFITIIILVLISPFLVRMVLLFGSPEYFLISLLGISMIAIVARGSLAKGIVSGMFGLLIATVGIAPMVPQQRYTFGYYQLYDGISFVAALIGLFALAEMINLAGEEGTVAKESSELSGSIKSGVKSVLERPLLVAKSSLIGMGIGAVPGAGSTVSTFVSYAEALRSSKDSDSFGEGSHEGVIAAESANNATIPGSLIPTFSFGIPGSGSTAVLLGGLIMHGLQPGPNLFSSGLSTTYTVFLALFLGNFIILGIGLTFISRMGYLTKVDTDIIIPAIIVLGVVGSYMLRVNWLDVFSVFLLGIIGYYMKKYNYSIIGLVLGIVLGPIAEENLARSLVLSDGSLMVFVNQPLSLLIVIAIIALTLGPVVKKQREKWAA; encoded by the coding sequence ATGTCAACAGCATTCGTTGAGGCGCTTCAGACGATCTCCACAGGAGAGCCTGTCCTCTGGCTGACGGTTGGGGTGCTCTTCGGAATTTTTGTCGGTTCGCTCCCAGGCATCGGTGGATCGCTCGGTATGGCGCTCGTTCTTCCACTCACACTACCGCTTAGCGGCGTAAATGCGATTATCCTACTCGTAAGCATTTACAGCGGTGCAATGTACGGGGGCAGTATCGCGGCGATTCTGCTCAATGCTCCTGGAACCTCGGCCGCCGCAGCCACGACACTTGACGGGTATCCTCTTTCCAGAAAGGGAGAGGCAGTGACCGCTCTTGCGATGTCGGCTGTTTCGTCGACCATCGGCGGCTTCATCACCATCATTATTCTCGTTCTCATTTCTCCGTTCCTCGTTCGGATGGTGTTACTGTTTGGGTCGCCCGAGTACTTCCTGATCTCGCTTTTAGGTATCTCGATGATTGCCATCGTTGCACGCGGTTCGCTTGCTAAGGGCATCGTTTCTGGAATGTTCGGCCTTCTCATCGCGACGGTCGGCATCGCACCAATGGTGCCCCAGCAACGCTATACCTTCGGTTATTACCAGCTCTACGACGGTATAAGTTTCGTCGCCGCCCTTATCGGGCTCTTCGCACTTGCAGAAATGATTAACCTAGCCGGTGAAGAGGGTACCGTCGCAAAGGAATCCTCGGAACTCAGTGGTTCGATTAAGTCTGGAGTCAAATCCGTGTTGGAACGGCCGTTGTTAGTTGCCAAGTCCAGTCTCATCGGGATGGGTATTGGTGCCGTTCCTGGCGCTGGTTCGACAGTATCGACATTCGTCTCTTATGCGGAAGCACTCCGCTCTTCGAAGGATTCGGATTCGTTTGGAGAGGGAAGTCACGAAGGAGTTATCGCGGCAGAGTCCGCGAACAACGCGACGATCCCCGGATCGCTCATTCCGACGTTCTCGTTCGGTATCCCCGGAAGCGGATCGACTGCAGTTCTCCTTGGTGGGCTCATCATGCATGGCCTTCAACCGGGACCGAACCTGTTTTCTTCAGGCCTGTCGACCACGTACACGGTGTTTCTCGCGCTTTTCCTCGGGAACTTCATCATTCTGGGGATCGGGTTAACGTTCATCAGCCGAATGGGATATCTGACAAAAGTTGACACTGATATTATTATTCCCGCGATTATCGTTCTCGGTGTCGTTGGTAGCTATATGCTCAGGGTGAACTGGCTTGATGTATTCTCCGTGTTCCTCCTTGGGATTATCGGCTACTATATGAAGAAGTATAACTACTCGATCATCGGCCTTGTGTTGGGAATCGTCCTCGGTCCGATCGCCGAGGAAAATCTTGCGCGATCTCTCGTCTTGTCCGATGGATCCCTAATGGTCTTCGTAAACCAACCTCTCTCGTTGCTAATCGTCATCGCAATCATAGCGTTGACCCTTGGACCGGTTGTGAAGAAACAACGCGAAAAGTGGGCCGCATAG
- a CDS encoding acyl-CoA thioesterase, which translates to MSDTHITSIPVRFQDIDSTGHVNNTKYPNFLAEARASYYEEVLEYDLREANTVIVHMSIDYADEITRDDTVDIEVQVTNLGASSITMEYSFQLDGKTVARAETIQVVYDRAGGHSKSIPSAWRRRIENHEEL; encoded by the coding sequence ATGAGTGATACACACATCACCTCGATACCCGTTCGGTTTCAAGATATCGATTCGACGGGCCATGTTAACAATACTAAGTACCCAAATTTTCTCGCAGAGGCGCGTGCGAGCTATTACGAGGAAGTATTAGAGTACGACCTCAGAGAAGCCAACACTGTTATCGTCCACATGTCCATCGACTATGCCGACGAAATTACTCGTGATGACACCGTAGATATCGAAGTACAGGTGACTAATCTTGGCGCCTCTAGTATCACGATGGAGTACTCCTTCCAATTGGACGGAAAAACCGTAGCGAGAGCTGAGACGATACAGGTAGTATATGATCGTGCAGGGGGACACTCCAAATCAATCCCGTCTGCTTGGCGACGCAGGATCGAGAACCACGAGGAACTCTGA